GGTCCCCGCCTGCAGCAACGGAATATCCACACGGGTCAGCACATGCTGCCTCATCACGAGACCCTCCTTTCAATGGCCTTGCTGCTTCAGCGTCGGCGCCGTGGGGGCGGCGTGACACGCCCTCCCATGCGCCCGACATGGACCTGTCGCGAGCCATTGCCCGCCGGTCCGCCGCTCCTCGCGGCCCAGGCCCCGTGGAGCCCTCATCTCGAAGATTCAGGCGGCCGCGCCGGGATGCCACCCTCGCTCCGGGGACGCCGTGTGCACGAGCGGGCGAAGAAGCCCTCGCGCTCCCGTGCTCGCGTGTGACGGCCAGCGCCACACGACTCGTCCTGGGGTGAGGGTGGAGCACGACTCCTGTCCCACGGGGCCGTGCGGAGCAGGGGCGGACGCCCCCCTCACACCGTGGGGTGTCCCCCTGAAAAAACTCCAGGCGCGCCGCGTCCGTATCCCTCGCGGGAGTTCCACGCGCGCATTCCTGCCTGGAGATTGGCGCGCTTGGCACGTTCGCGGAGCAACAGAGCGTCTTCAGCGGGCCGCGCGGGGAGCGGCCGGAGCTTTGCAGAAGGGCTCCCACGACAGCGCGGTGGGTGGTGGCGGGATCGGACGGGAAGCTGAAGAAGGGGGAGGACCAATGCGCGGCGTCATCACCGGAAGAGAGGTGGTCACCAATCTGGGTCTCATCTACCGAGAGTTCGGCGCGGGCTGTGTGCTGCGCTGCTTGTGGGTGATGCTCAGCGGGAAGACCACGACGTTCCTCGAGGTGGCGTGTCCGCCCGAGGTCAAGCGCTAGCAACGGCGACGGGCCGCGAGGAGCGCCTCCCCGCGACCCGACCGTGTGCTCGTCGCTGAAAATCAGGGCTCGTCGCGGCGCGGCTTGTCGTCGTCCACCGCGTCCCGGACGGCGCGCTTGGCGTCCTCCAGTTTCTCCTTGGCGTGGCCCTTGGCCGTGTCGACCTTGCCCTCGGCTTCCAGCGAGCGGTCGCCGGTGGCCGCGCCCACGGTCTCCTTGATCTTGCCCTTGGCCTTGTCGATCAACTCACCCATGTCACTCTCCTGTGGCTGTGAGCTCGTGAGAGCCGTTGTGGAGTGAGTGTGGGCATGGCCCTGGAGTCGTGCAGGAGGGCCAGGCCGCTCGCCTGCTCGGGGGGCGGGGCTGGCCCCTTCCAGAAGCAGTCCCGCAATTCAAGGAAAATACCCAGACATTCAGGCGAGCGAAGCACGGCCACGGACTTGCGGAGGTGCGGCGGGCCCAGTGGAATGGGGGGAGCCCGAGACGCTCCCTGGTTGGAATCCTTCCCCCCTGCTGAAACGGGACATTGACGCAAGGCGCGCTGCCCCGCACGCTGAAGTCACTGCCACCCCGGAGTCACTGCTTCCCGATGTCCACCCCTCCGCTTCCGACCCCTGGCGCGCTGTTCCGGCGGATGTACCTGTTGCGCTCCCTCATCACGACGGTGGCCTTCTGCCCGGCCCTGTACGTGGACATGCAATTGCTGTCACTGGAGGGGCCGAAGGCGACGCGCATCCTGCTGGGAGTCATCACGCCGCTGGTGCTGGGGCTGTGCGCGGTGGCGCAGCCGATGGTGGTGCTGCCGTGGCTGCTGAAGCGGGCCATGGCGACAGAGGGGCGCCTGCGGGTGGAGCGGTTGATCCGCATCCCGTCGCAGCTGGCGTTCGGCGAGTCGATGGTGTCGTGGTTCATCGGCGGGGTGCTGTTCAACGGGGGCGTGGCGTTCCTGTTGGACCGGCCGATGTCGGTGGTGCCGGTGGGCGTGGCGGTGTCGATGAGCGCGGGGCTGTTCAGCAGCCCGCTGCTGTACATGCTCTATGAGCAGGTGCTGATGCCCACGGTGCTGGACGCCTACCAGAAGGCGCCCAGCGCGCGGCCCGCCGGAGAGGGCTTCGCGCCCCGGCAGCTGTGGCTCCTGCCCGCCACCGTCGTCTCCGCGCTGCTCGTCACGTGTCTGACGAGCGTCGTCACGCTGAACCTGCGCATCGAGCGGGAGCTGGGGGCGCTGGCGAAGGACATCGAGTCGAAGGGCCAGGCCGCGTCGGCGGACCAGGTGCGCGCCACGGTGGCGCCGCTGCAGAGGGACCTGGTGCTGCCGGTCGTCATGTTCGGCGGCTACGCGGCGCTGGGCTCCATCCTCACGGCGGCGTGGGCGGCGCGGCGACTGGCCAAGGGCTCGCGCGCGGTGGGCGCGTCGCTGGAGGCGCTGGTGGAGGGCCGCGCGGCGCCGCCGCGGTGGGTGTCCACGGACGAGCTGGGAGACCTGGCCGCGACCACGTGGCAGCTCTACCAGCGGCTGCAGGAGCTGCCGCGCTCGCTGCGCACGTCGGCGGGGGACCTGGCGCAGGCGGGCACGCGGCTGTCGGAGGCGAGCAACCAGCAGAACCAGACGCTGTCGCGACAGGCGGCGGCGCTGCACCAGGCGCGCGCCACGGCGCAGGAGATTCAGCAGGCGTCCCACGTGGCGGCCTCTCGCGCCACCAGCATCCTCCAGGTGGCCGAGCGCGCCGCCGCGGTGGGCCGGCTGGGCGAGGAGTCGCTGCAGGGCACCGAGAAGGGCCTCGCCTCCATCCGCGACATCGCCGACGGGCTGCATGGGCAGATGCAGGACCTGGAGCAGCGCGCGCGCGAGGTCGGCCGCGTGTCGGAGGTGGTGAAGGCGCTGGCGGACCAGTCGCACATGCTGGCCATCAACGCGGCCATCGAGGCCACGCGCGCGGGTGAGCACGGCAAGGGCTTCGGCGTGGTGGCGCGGCAGATGCGCGAGCTGGCGGACCAGTCCGTCCAGGCGACGAACCAGGTGCGCGGGCTGTTGGAGACGATGGCCTCTGCGGCCACCCAGGCCACGGCGATGACGGACCGGAGCGCGGCGGGCGTGGAGACGGCGCTGGCGCCGCTTCGCACCAGCGGCGAGCGGCTGCGCGAGTTGGCCACGCTGTCGCGCGAGTCCGCGTCCGCGGTGCGGCAGATCGCCGAGGCCGTGGCCCAGCAGCACCAGGGCGTGGACCAGCTGTTCGCCGCCGTGCGAGAGCTGGATGAGCTGACCACGGACACGCTGCGCCACCTGGACACCACGCAGCAGGCGGCCGTCGCCGTCACCCACGCCACCGGACAGGTGTCGCAGCTGGCCCAGCGCTACGTCTGAGCGAGCGCGGCTTCCTCTGGGGACACGGGCGGCTCGGGTTGGAGTCGCCCGTCGGGCCCCAGCACCGGGGCGCGCAGCAGCACCACCAGCCGGCCCACGAGCAGGCCCAGGCGGCCGAGGCGCTCGCGGGGCTCAGGGCCGTCCTGCTCGAAGCTCGCCGCGTCCAGGTAGGTGAGCTGGACCTCGGCCCTCGACTGGAGCGCGCCCACGCGGGTCTCCAGCGAGGTGAGCCGCGTGAGCAGGGCCTCGAGGAACTCCGTGGCCTGGCGGAGCGTCGCCGCGCAGGCGTCCAGCTGGCGCACGCGGGCCTCGTCGGTGTCCTCCACGGTGCTCGCGGCGGCCCACGGCGCCGCGGCCTCGAACAGGGAGACCCCATCGAGCACCACCGGGGCCGCGTCCTCCTGCAGCCAGCCTCGCTCCATCCACGTGAGCACGGGCTCCCAGCCGGGTGTCACGGGCGCGCCCGCGCCCAAAAGGGGCCACGCCCGGCGCGCGGCGCGGGAGACGGGCTCCGAGGGCAGCGCCTCCAGGGCCGCGAGGGCCTCGGGCGGGAGCACGTCCTCCCGCTTCGCATGCTCCCAGCGCTCCAGCCGCGCGAGCAGCCCTCGCAGGGGCTCGACGACCTCCGCGCGGGCGCGGGCCTGACGCTCGCCGTAGGAGGCGAGGCCCGTGCGCACGCGCAGCCGGGCGGACTTGAGCGCGCCGAGCGCGGCGGCGTGTCGCTCACGGGCCTGGGCGAGCGCGGGGGACTCGACGACGCGGCCCTGGTCCCAGACCTTCTTCGCACCGAGCCCCAGCGCCGTCAGCACCAGGCCTCCCACCGCGAATGGGATGAAGAACGGCATGGGTGACAGCTTCGCACCCGTGAGGCCTCGTTGCGAGCCGGTGCCGACGGCCCGCTCCCGACGGAGCAAGCCCGGTCGGCGCGCGTCCGAGGTGACGCGGTGCACTGTCGCCCACCGCGCCTCGGACGTCAGCCGGCGCGCGCCTGGGGCACCGCCCGCGCCTCGTCCTCCAGCGGCGGCACGTACGGCCAGCCCGGCAGCGGCCCCTTGCCCGCCTCGCGCGTCAGGTAATCCGCCGCGATGTTCGCGCTCTCCATGATGGTGAGCAGTCCGCTGCCTGGGTGCGTGCCTCCGCCCACCCAATACAAGCCCTCCACGTCCGGGCTCTTCACCCGCGGCCGCAGCGGCCCCAATTGCATCCACGTGTGCGAGAGATTGAAGACCGCGCCGCGGAACACGTTGAACTCGTCCCGCCACGTCTCCGCCGTGAAGTAGCGCTCCGCGCGGATGTGCTGGCGCACGCCCTTGAGCCCCACCTTCTCCAGCATCGCCGGGATGCGCTCGCGCAGCGTCGCCTCCGTCTTCGCCCAGTCCACCGGCCGCGCCGTGTTCGGCGTGGGCACCAGCACGTACAGCGTCGAGTGTCCCTCCGGCGCCCCCTTCGGGTCCGTCACCGATGCGTTGCACACGTAGAAGGGCGGGTCGTCCACGTCCAGCTCCCGGTCCTCCAGCGCGTCCCGGTCCGTGCGCCGCGCCGACTCCGAGAGGTAGATGAGGTGGTGCGGCAGCTCGTCGTAGCGCTTGTCCAACCCGTAGTACGCCATGAACGTGCTGCACGAATACTTCGCCTTCTCCAGCGCCGCGTCCGTCAGCCGCGAGCCCTCTCGCGCCTCGGCCGACAACAGCTTCGTCGCCGCGTAGGGCAGGTCCGCGTTCAGCACCACCGCGTCCGCCTCCAGCACCTCGCCGCCCTCCAGCTCCACGCCCGCCACGCGCCCCGCCTCCACGCGCACGCGCTTGACGGGCGCGCCCATCCGGAACGTGGCGCCCAAATCCTGAGCGCACCGCATCATCCCGCGCGCCAGCTCCCGGAAGCCCCCGTCCACGTGCCACACGCCGAAGGCCAGCTCGATGAAGGGAATCACGCTGAACACCGACGAGCACGTCGTCGGGTGCAGGCCCAGGTACTTCGACGGGTACGCCAGCGCGTACGTCAGCCGGTCGTCGTGGAAGAACGAGTCCAGGTGCTTGTAGAGCGTCTGCCAGGGCTTGAAGCGCAGCGTGGAGGCCAGCCGCCAGGGCGCGTAGTAGGCGAGGCTGCCCGCGTGCGTGCAGATGAACTTCTCGTACGCGATGCCGTACTTCTCCTTCCCCTCGGCCAGCCAGCGCCTCAGGCCCTCCACCTTCTGGGGACCGAAGCGCGCCACCTCCGCCTCCATCCGCGCGGGGTCCCGACTG
The Myxococcus fulvus DNA segment above includes these coding regions:
- a CDS encoding methyl-accepting chemotaxis protein; this translates as MSTPPLPTPGALFRRMYLLRSLITTVAFCPALYVDMQLLSLEGPKATRILLGVITPLVLGLCAVAQPMVVLPWLLKRAMATEGRLRVERLIRIPSQLAFGESMVSWFIGGVLFNGGVAFLLDRPMSVVPVGVAVSMSAGLFSSPLLYMLYEQVLMPTVLDAYQKAPSARPAGEGFAPRQLWLLPATVVSALLVTCLTSVVTLNLRIERELGALAKDIESKGQAASADQVRATVAPLQRDLVLPVVMFGGYAALGSILTAAWAARRLAKGSRAVGASLEALVEGRAAPPRWVSTDELGDLAATTWQLYQRLQELPRSLRTSAGDLAQAGTRLSEASNQQNQTLSRQAAALHQARATAQEIQQASHVAASRATSILQVAERAAAVGRLGEESLQGTEKGLASIRDIADGLHGQMQDLEQRAREVGRVSEVVKALADQSHMLAINAAIEATRAGEHGKGFGVVARQMRELADQSVQATNQVRGLLETMASAATQATAMTDRSAAGVETALAPLRTSGERLRELATLSRESASAVRQIAEAVAQQHQGVDQLFAAVRELDELTTDTLRHLDTTQQAAVAVTHATGQVSQLAQRYV
- a CDS encoding phytoene desaturase family protein, producing the protein MVRHVIVVGAGPGGLSAAINLAGQGFRVTVVEKDPVPGGRMKGLTLGAQGEYTLDTGPSILQLPGVLERIFERSGRRLADYVKLVPLDVNTRLHFWDGSRLDTSRDPARMEAEVARFGPQKVEGLRRWLAEGKEKYGIAYEKFICTHAGSLAYYAPWRLASTLRFKPWQTLYKHLDSFFHDDRLTYALAYPSKYLGLHPTTCSSVFSVIPFIELAFGVWHVDGGFRELARGMMRCAQDLGATFRMGAPVKRVRVEAGRVAGVELEGGEVLEADAVVLNADLPYAATKLLSAEAREGSRLTDAALEKAKYSCSTFMAYYGLDKRYDELPHHLIYLSESARRTDRDALEDRELDVDDPPFYVCNASVTDPKGAPEGHSTLYVLVPTPNTARPVDWAKTEATLRERIPAMLEKVGLKGVRQHIRAERYFTAETWRDEFNVFRGAVFNLSHTWMQLGPLRPRVKSPDVEGLYWVGGGTHPGSGLLTIMESANIAADYLTREAGKGPLPGWPYVPPLEDEARAVPQARAG
- a CDS encoding CsbD family protein, producing the protein MGELIDKAKGKIKETVGAATGDRSLEAEGKVDTAKGHAKEKLEDAKRAVRDAVDDDKPRRDEP